The following DNA comes from Eretmochelys imbricata isolate rEreImb1 chromosome 18, rEreImb1.hap1, whole genome shotgun sequence.
ACTGGCAGTAGAATGAGAGGAGTCTCTGCCATTATGTACTTTTCACACTGTTGCTAAATGTGTCCTTTAGTGACTGCATCccctagatcagtgctactcaaagtggtggtccggaGCCATCAGCTGCAGGTCTgggtgcacattggaaaaaaaattgctggtcccccacatcagatagcttgagaagcactgctctagatcagcatttctcaaatgcaacCACCATGGTTGCATGCgaccaccaggggcttttcctgtggCCACAGCCTCTTGGGCAGTGATTCGGGGAGAAGGAGCAGCAAGGaggggttgggtcctgccccccTCTTGAGCCACAAATGTCAGAGAAGCAGACAGCcggtgtgagttccccaccttcctgggggtggtggggctcaggcttccgGCTTCAGCCCTGGTTTGGTGGGCGGCAGGCTCTGGCCTCATGGTGGTGGGCTCTGGCCACAGGCTCTGACCATGGAGCTTTGGGCTCTGGCTGCACAGCTGCGGGCTCCATTCTTTGGCTGCTGGGCTTCAGGTTCCAGTGGCTGGGCTTCAGACTCACCCCCCTCCTATCGCCCCTGGCCCCtcacccatccacccccatcaccctggctcccactgcctccatacccacctccccatccaaggcttaatttgttcccccagcttgccagggctgagtaagtctgctctgaaaagtgatatttgcatgtttgttaatatcacttttcactgcctcccagctagATAACAAGTGTCTGCTGTGAAAAAGTGATCTTAAGAAACatacaaatattacttttcacagAAGGCTTTAGACTAGTTAGCAAGtctaaaaccaaacaaacctgcaaccaaaaaagcaaaagaaacaacaacaaagacaagaacatgcaaagcatcttatttgtgtttttattctgtttaggtccagtaaagaatagagacaactgtgtgttgttattattgagtctgcaaaaatacccctacataaataaattacactgaTTGGACCTGTATATgtgcatatgtatttgtttttcctaaagttaattaagtattttaggaaaaattgtcaaaGCGGCCATCAGCAAGAGacttggtggccgcactctgaggccacccaaaaatttgttgcgagaacccctgctctagatttccctctctcccccaacccctttgGGTCTCTGATTTGCAGACATGGGAAAGTGTATACTGAAAACCAAAGCATTTAGAACCATCATTATAAAGAAAAACTTAGGTTAAcatctctgggccaaattctgctttcagttacatcagtgtaaattaaGGTACATCTACAACAAGATAAATTCTTATAATTTAATCCTCCTTCCCGGGTCCACTGCTGTGAAGATTCCAGGGAAATTGTCTAACCACAGGAGCCAAAGAGATCAGTGTGGACAGATCCTAAAATAAATTAATCCTCCTAATTGTGCAGAGGGGgtctataaacaaacaaacaaacatacatctAACCACACAGGTCCAAAAAGGTGCTCCAATGTAGCACATTTCAAATGCTCATGTATAAAAGTGACAAATATTCAGAATTTTCTTCTCTTGTAATATCTTGGAGATATTGCCTGGCTTTGGGTCAAGTTCACGGTCAGTGGATTTGgtatctgtttgcatttggaccAAATTAGGCAGGAGGGCAGCCCAATAATGAACTTCCGGAAATCTTGCTCCAAGTCTGCATGGGTTTTTGGGTTGTGCCTCCAGGAGTATGTTTTTTTAATATCTAGACATTGTGAGGTCCCCAGATGCTCCAGTGCTGGACCCAATAGACACTTTCAGATAAAGAAGAAGAACAGGAAGCAGAGCTGTCCAAAAGTTGAAAAGGGAACTAGTAATTAAGCTGCAGCAGTTACTGAGTCATTTTCTTACGCCGGTGTCAATGTTTCACCATACATTATATTATTCCATTTGTAAGGTGTCTAACTCAGGGTTAGAGGTGCCCTAAATGCAACTCCAGAACTAGACTCTTGTCCTTCCAATGTTCAGCTCCAGAAATGGAGCCTGATAGGACTAAAGCCAGTCTCTACCGAAGGCTGCATTTCGCTTCAACTTTCAAAATTCTTCCTGTCCTTTTTCTCCTTACAGTATTCAGAAATGCAGCAAAAGGGCTTGAGACAAGAGGACATGGAAAAAGAGCTTCTCAGTGGTACAGAGATTGAAGTGGCTtctgaagaggaggagcaggagaatGAGGCAGAGGCAGAAGAGAAAGCATCCCTGATCAAGCTCAAAGAATTCCAGCAAATGAACCAAGAACTCTGTAAAGAACTGGAGAAAGCAAAGATGGACTATGACATGGCCACAGGTACCAGGACTGGCATAGGGGGAACACAAAAGGGCTAAAGACCAGAGAGTATCTGAAATTTTAGTGGCTCGATCCCAAACTCTTCCCCTGTTCTGTGAACAATTTGTATGCTGGTTATGGGGAGCAAGAGGAAGTCATAATTGTGGCTCAGTTCCTTCTGTCTAGGAAGGATCTACATTAGATCTTCACTGAGAGTCTGCAGCTTCTATTCCCTCTGCAGTTTTAAAGGTAGCTTCCCCACAACAGCAGCTACTTTCCCCTTACAGCTTGCCTGGTAAAGATGCCTATTACCAACCAAGGGCAGATTCTACTTAAAAGTGCCTGGTAAAGTTTGGACAGCTAAACAATGCGGGTGCTAATCAAGAGCAGCTTTTGAACAAAGAGGAGCAGCCCTGTCTAGCTAGCAGCTCTTTGGGAACTCTGTGACGTGTCCAGCTtctgatgatttaattggggattggtcctgctttgagcagggggttggactagatgacctcctgaggtcccttccaaccctgatattctatgattctgtcgcTAGCCTGGAGGGAGCTTCTGCATGTCAGACCATTTCTAAGTCTTTGGACTCTTGCACAAGATGAATTTGGCTGGCATTAAGAAATGGACACTTCAATTCAGTCATGCTATAAAGTATCATTCAGCTGAAGTGTTAACCCTCACTGTACTTCTGTAGTGACTGTAGTTCTAAGAACTTATGTCCACAACCAGATGACTTTTGGATTATGGAATAAAATGACTGGCCCCTTTTTCATCACTTGAGGGAGGTTTCCTGAGGGCTTTAACAGGGATTCAGTTGGTTCAGAACTCTACTCTgattatacaggtttcagagtaacagccgtgttagtctgtattcgcaaaaagaaatggagtacttgtggcaccttagagactaaccaatttatttgagcatgagctttcgtgattaTACAGGTACCATCACTTCCTTGCAAAGGCAGTTGGCTTTCCAGGAGTCACAGCTGCGGAGAACTGAGTCTGAAAAGGAAATGCTACAGAAGGAGCTTAGAGAGCGGGGAAATCAACTACAAGCTATGTCTGCCAAGGTACAATCACTAAGAgcacaacacaggccattggCCATCATTGGGTAGTGTGGGAAACTGGGAACTTATTCTTtgtgagactttttttttgttcttttttaacaAGTCAGGAAATCATGATTCTGTGACCTGTAGTAAGGGGGATGATGTGTTAACTGGAGCTTTTTCCTCTCAGTTTTCCAGCCTTCGAGAAGAACGGAAGTGTGCAGAAATGATGGGAATaatagagagagaaaattacAAACTCCGACAGGTGACTCATTGGTGCAAAATCCTGTGCTCAGTTACAGCAGCCAACACCCTAATTCTCCCTGCTGTGCACCTCTTAGGCCTGGGCCTGTATAAATTAAACAGAACAATACCATTTTGTGAGCACCTTGTGCTTCTTTAGGTCCGTTCCTGCTCTCTCTCCAAATCCTGCACTGATGTCCTGTGTCTTTCAGTCTAGTTACTCGCAACCCTAAACCCATCCATGTCCTCCCTAGTTTTGCAGGGGAGTTTGTCCCATGAAAATCAGAGATGGGATAGCCCTGGCATATGTTGTTTCTCAATACACTTTATTGCTCAGTTTAATTTTTCTAACGAGCCTGAATTGATGAAAAAGGGAACAAACCTGTTTTAATGGCTCTTAATTAGAATAATTATTAAATACTATAGGTAAACCTGGCAGGGGGGACAAAGTCCCAAACCAGTAACGTTACTGGGCATTGACATATGCCGATGTTTGAGTAAGGCAGCTTTCTCCTTCATTCCTTCTGAACTGCGTTTCTCCTCAGGACATTGTGGAACAAGAATCCAAACTGGATGAGAAAAACAAACTGATTGATGATTTGCAGAGCAAGATCAACCAGCTCCAGGCAGAGGTTATGGTAGCCGAGCACCATGTGCAGAAGCAGCTGTGTGACCAAAGTGAGATGCAGAGCCAAGTCGAGGCCTTGAAGCACACTGAGCAGCAGGCCAAAGTTGCACTGGAGTGCATCAGTGCCAGGGTAAAGACAGCCTCCTTCACTGCGGGCCTCTCCCCTGAGGGAGGGACTCCAGCTAACGAGAACAAAGGCCCCAGTTTAGTCAGGGCCATCCTTAGACGCAATCACTGGGTGGACTGCATGGGACTCCCTTTGGCACCTCAGCTCCAGCAGCTGGAATGGAGGGCCTGGCAGTTAACAGTCCACTTGCTCCCCAAACTTTCCCGGGCGGCTTGGGCTCCTGTGCTTGCCAGGGGCTTTTGTTTCAGTTATGGGTCTTATGGGATACCAAGAAAAAGAGACCCCGAGGTTTTAGAGCAGAATAGTTACAATGCCAAACTTCTTTCTGAATTTTATCCCACAGCCTCCCAACCCGTCTGGGGATTCCCCCTCTCTCAAATACAGCAATAGGCTAAACAGCCATCATGGGAAGACATTTCTCCAGATTTATTCTTAAAGGGCCATATTCAGACCTGCTGCAAGCAGGTGCAACTCCATCCAACGTCAGGTCAGATTTGCTTACGTTACTAATTCAGAGACACACGTTGCCACTAGGTGTCTGTGTGGGGCTTCTGGTGAAGCCATCTGGAATTGCACATACTCAGCCCAGGGCAGAATTTCACAGAATTTCAGTCCTGCCCTTTGCTGGTGTCCTGGGGACATTCAGAGACATGAGAACCTGTCAGAAATGCCAGCTGTCATACCAACCCTCTTGTTGGCATATCTTAAAAGCAAAGGTTGCTTCAAATTCTCCCTCTAGTGAGAGTAGGTCTTTGCTTGTGTCAAACAGTATCCCTCTTTAATTGGAGAAACCTGATTAACTCTTCAGCCTAAACTAaggtagttttttttttcctttttaaaatcaaagtttgAAAGATTTCGAAGCAAAATAATTCAGGCCACATACAGCACTGCAGGCTCCAAATCCCCCCAAGCTGAAATTAGCGATGAGGAGGCACTAGAGGCTATGCAGGTATGTGATTCAGTGTGGAATGATGCTTCTGCTTGGACCCCTGAGCTGGGGACCTGCAGAGAGGTGAGGGGAGAAGGAAAAGTTTAACGATCCTATCACCTCCACGGCTAATGCTGGATTCTCCTGTGAATGTGTCTGATTTCCAGAGAATAATTAGTGAGCGGCTGGATTTTCATCAGATGCTGAAACAGAAGGGTGTGAAGGTCCCGTCTCTCTTCAGCACTGAGCCAGCAAATCTG
Coding sequences within:
- the CCDC27 gene encoding coiled-coil domain-containing protein 27 is translated as MNLMTKGFSELQELSSRRQQTPVWKLPSGRSTLSKSAQAVRRYYENQANIKPAGFFESEYEPQVEELQRSFLMRPGCPRFSNRATSTSQLESTLADIPDLRYNFSTISLSSQLSFEEWSAALQNTHSLESVTKEAGQLPHSRSLTGLSKWKSFTEGIVSPEQQRGPRESKIPWYIDVIREKERCLLMMGEEIIRLSRCEEECARKDDAISILRDEMENLKKHLELLRRESGITNEYSEMQQKGLRQEDMEKELLSGTEIEVASEEEEQENEAEAEEKASLIKLKEFQQMNQELCKELEKAKMDYDMATGTITSLQRQLAFQESQLRRTESEKEMLQKELRERGNQLQAMSAKFSSLREERKCAEMMGIIERENYKLRQDIVEQESKLDEKNKLIDDLQSKINQLQAEVMVAEHHVQKQLCDQSEMQSQVEALKHTEQQAKVALECISARVKTASFTAGLSPEGGTPANENKGPSLVRAILRRNHWVDCMGLPLAPQLQQLEWRAWQLTVHLLPKLSRAAWAPVLARGFCFSYGSYGIPRKRDPEVLEQNSYNAKLLSEFYPTASQPVWGFPLSQIQQ